The following proteins come from a genomic window of Pseudomonas sp. MAG733B:
- a CDS encoding sigma-54 dependent transcriptional regulator: MPHILIVEDETIIRSALRRLLERNQYQVSEAGSVQEAQERFTIPTFDLIVSDLRLPGAPGTELIKLGQGTPVLIMTSYASLRSAVDSMKMGAVDYIAKPFDHDEMLQAVARILRDRQSAQASGEPVAGKASNGAAKPGIDNSNGEIGIIGSCPPMQDLYSKIRKVAPTDSNVLIQGESGTGKELVARALHNLSKRAKAPMISVNCAAIPESLIESELFGHEKGAFTGASAGRAGLVEAADGGTLFLDEIGELPLEAQARLLRVLQEGEIRRVGSVQSQKVDVRLIAATHRDLKSLAKIGQFREDLYYRLHVIALKLPALRERGADVNEIANAFLARQSARINRTDLKFAPDAEQAIRHYSWPGNVRELENAVERAVILSESPEISAELLGIDIELGDLDDDEFIGLPPQQGNGNASNNNHEPTEDLSLEDYFQHFVLEHQDHMTETELARKLGVSRKCLWERRQRLGIPRRKTGVASES; this comes from the coding sequence ATGCCGCACATTTTGATCGTCGAAGACGAAACAATTATCCGCTCCGCCTTGCGCCGCCTGCTGGAACGCAACCAGTACCAGGTCAGCGAAGCCGGTTCAGTGCAGGAAGCACAAGAACGCTTCACCATTCCCACGTTCGACCTGATCGTCAGTGACCTGCGCCTGCCGGGCGCTCCGGGCACCGAGCTGATCAAACTCGGCCAGGGCACTCCGGTGCTGATCATGACCAGTTACGCCAGCCTGCGCTCGGCGGTCGACTCGATGAAGATGGGCGCGGTGGATTACATCGCCAAGCCTTTCGATCACGACGAAATGCTCCAGGCCGTTGCGCGTATCCTGCGTGACCGCCAATCGGCGCAAGCCAGCGGTGAACCGGTTGCCGGCAAGGCCAGCAATGGCGCGGCCAAACCGGGCATCGATAACAGCAACGGCGAGATCGGTATCATCGGCTCGTGCCCACCGATGCAGGATCTGTACAGCAAGATCCGCAAGGTCGCGCCGACCGACTCAAACGTCCTGATCCAGGGCGAATCCGGCACCGGTAAAGAACTGGTGGCCCGCGCCCTGCACAACCTGTCCAAACGCGCGAAGGCGCCGATGATCTCGGTGAACTGCGCGGCCATTCCGGAAAGCCTGATCGAGTCCGAACTGTTCGGCCACGAAAAAGGTGCGTTCACTGGCGCCAGCGCCGGGCGCGCAGGTCTGGTGGAAGCAGCCGATGGCGGCACTCTGTTCCTCGATGAAATCGGCGAACTGCCGCTGGAAGCCCAGGCACGTCTGCTGCGTGTGCTTCAGGAAGGCGAAATTCGCCGGGTTGGTTCGGTCCAGTCGCAGAAAGTCGATGTGCGCCTGATCGCCGCGACCCACCGCGACCTCAAGAGCCTGGCGAAGATCGGCCAGTTCCGTGAGGACTTGTACTACCGCCTCCACGTGATCGCCCTGAAGCTGCCGGCCCTGCGCGAGCGCGGTGCCGACGTCAATGAAATCGCCAATGCGTTCCTGGCGCGACAGAGCGCGCGGATCAACCGCACCGACCTGAAATTCGCCCCGGACGCGGAACAAGCCATTCGTCATTACTCCTGGCCCGGCAACGTTCGTGAGCTGGAAAACGCCGTCGAGCGCGCCGTGATCCTGAGCGAGAGCCCGGAGATTTCCGCCGAGCTGCTGGGTATCGACATCGAGCTGGGTGATCTGGACGACGACGAGTTCATCGGCCTGCCCCCGCAACAGGGCAACGGCAACGCCAGTAACAACAACCACGAACCGACCGAGGACCTGTCCCTGGAAGACTACTTCCAGCACTTCGTGCTCGAGCATCAGGACCACATGACCGAAACCGAGCTGGCGCGCAAACTCGGGGTCAGCCGCAAGTGCCTGTGGGAACGCCGTCAACGCCTGGGCATTCCACGGCGCAAGACCGGGGTGGCCAGCGAGAGCTGA
- a CDS encoding polynucleotide adenylyltransferase PcnB, translating into MLKKLFQSFRTPLRRTQHIRSTPEVLNSGQHSLQKAQFSRYAVNIVERLQGAGYQAYLVGGCVRDMLLGITPKDFDVATSATPEQVRAEFRNARIIGRRFKLVHIHFGREIIEVATFRANHPQNDEEEDNNQSSRNESGRILRDNVYGTLEEDAQRRDFTINALYYDPVSERILDYANGVHDIRNQLIRLIGDPKQRYQEDPVRMLRAVRFAAKLNFGIEKHSALPIRDLAKTLRDIPAARLFEEVLKLFLSGHAADTFEMLVDLQLFDPLFPASAEALEYNPTYTHTLISEALINTDLRIKQNKPVTPAFLFAALLWPALPARVLRLQERGMPPIPAMQEAAHELIAEQCQRIAIPKRFTMPIREIWDMQERLPRRSGKRADLLLDNPRFRAGYDFLLLRESAGEQTDGLGEWWTDYQDANESERRDMIRDLSGKDEGTGAPRKRRRSGGSKRKRAAGVSSTTDE; encoded by the coding sequence ATGCTGAAGAAGCTGTTCCAGTCATTCCGTACTCCCCTGCGTCGTACGCAACACATTCGCAGCACGCCTGAAGTGCTCAACAGCGGCCAACACTCGCTGCAAAAGGCTCAATTCAGCCGTTACGCGGTGAACATCGTCGAACGCCTGCAGGGCGCCGGCTACCAGGCCTACCTGGTCGGCGGTTGCGTGCGTGACATGCTGCTCGGCATCACGCCGAAAGACTTCGACGTCGCCACCAGCGCCACACCCGAGCAAGTCCGGGCCGAATTCCGCAACGCGCGAATCATCGGTCGACGTTTCAAACTGGTGCACATCCACTTCGGCCGCGAAATCATCGAAGTCGCCACCTTCCGCGCCAATCACCCGCAAAACGATGAAGAGGAAGACAACAACCAATCCTCACGCAACGAAAGCGGGCGCATCCTGCGCGATAACGTCTACGGCACCCTGGAAGAAGACGCGCAACGCCGCGACTTCACCATCAACGCCCTGTATTACGATCCGGTCAGCGAGCGCATCCTCGACTACGCCAACGGCGTACACGACATCCGCAATCAGCTGATTCGCCTGATCGGCGATCCGAAGCAGCGCTACCAGGAAGACCCGGTCCGGATGCTGCGCGCGGTGCGTTTCGCCGCCAAGCTGAATTTCGGCATCGAAAAACACAGCGCCCTGCCGATCCGCGACCTGGCAAAGACGCTGCGCGATATCCCGGCGGCCCGTCTGTTCGAAGAAGTACTCAAGCTGTTCCTTTCCGGCCATGCCGCGGACACCTTCGAGATGCTGGTCGACCTGCAACTGTTCGATCCGCTGTTCCCGGCCAGTGCCGAGGCGCTGGAATACAACCCGACCTACACCCACACCTTGATCAGCGAAGCACTGATCAACACCGATCTGCGGATCAAGCAGAACAAACCGGTGACTCCGGCGTTCCTGTTCGCTGCCCTGCTGTGGCCAGCCCTGCCGGCGCGCGTATTGCGCCTGCAAGAGCGTGGCATGCCGCCGATTCCGGCGATGCAGGAAGCGGCTCACGAGCTGATTGCCGAACAGTGCCAGCGCATCGCGATTCCAAAACGCTTCACCATGCCGATCCGCGAGATCTGGGACATGCAGGAGCGCCTGCCTCGTCGCAGCGGAAAACGTGCCGACCTGTTGCTGGACAACCCGCGATTCCGCGCCGGCTACGACTTCCTGCTGCTGCGTGAAAGCGCGGGCGAGCAGACCGATGGCCTGGGCGAATGGTGGACGGATTATCAAGATGCCAACGAAAGTGAACGTCGTGACATGATCCGCGACCTCAGCGGCAAGGACGAAGGCACCGGTGCACCGCGCAAACGTCGTCGTAGCGGCGGTTCCAAGCGCAAGCGCGCCGCCGGCGTTTCGAGCACCACAGACGAGTAA
- the folK gene encoding 2-amino-4-hydroxy-6-hydroxymethyldihydropteridine diphosphokinase, which yields MERIYIGMGSNLADPAEQLRSAVEALAQLPQSELVGVSAFYQSDSLLPGQPRYTNAVAAIDSTLAPLDLLDALQAIENGQGRERLERWGPRTLDLDILLFGDRLIDEPRLKVPHYHMQERAFVLYPLAELAPGDLRLADGRKLTDLLAACPFVGLERLTPS from the coding sequence ATGGAACGCATCTACATCGGCATGGGCAGCAACCTCGCTGACCCTGCCGAACAATTGCGCAGCGCCGTCGAAGCGCTGGCGCAATTACCGCAATCGGAGCTGGTCGGAGTTTCCGCCTTTTATCAAAGCGACTCGCTGCTCCCCGGCCAACCGCGCTATACCAACGCGGTTGCCGCTATCGACAGCACCCTTGCCCCACTGGACCTGCTCGATGCGCTGCAAGCCATCGAAAACGGTCAGGGCCGTGAGCGTCTTGAGCGCTGGGGCCCGCGTACGCTGGATCTCGACATCCTGCTGTTCGGTGACCGCCTGATCGATGAGCCGCGCCTCAAAGTCCCGCACTACCATATGCAAGAGCGAGCCTTTGTGCTGTATCCGCTGGCCGAGCTTGCGCCTGGGGATCTGCGTTTGGCCGATGGTCGCAAGTTGACCGATTTGCTCGCCGCATGCCCGTTCGTCGGCCTCGAACGCCTGACTCCGAGCTAA
- the panB gene encoding 3-methyl-2-oxobutanoate hydroxymethyltransferase, producing MPAITLTTLQSLKQKGEKITMLTCYDATFAHACNQAGVEVLLVGDSLGMVLQGHDSTLPVTTAEMAYHVAAVKRGNSDALILADLPFMAYATTEQAMANSALLMQAGAHMVKVEGALWLADSIRLLAERGIPVCAHMGLTPQSVNILGGYKVQGRNENQARQMRADAISLEQAGAAMLLLECVPSELAEEITQAVGIPVIGIGAGHRTDGQVLVLHDMLGLSITGRVPKFVKNFMAGQESIHAALSAYVSEVKAATFPGIEHGFSA from the coding sequence ATGCCAGCCATCACCCTGACCACGCTCCAGAGCCTCAAGCAGAAAGGTGAAAAAATCACCATGCTGACCTGCTATGACGCGACCTTCGCCCACGCCTGCAACCAGGCTGGCGTCGAAGTGCTGCTGGTGGGCGACTCCCTCGGCATGGTTTTGCAAGGTCACGACAGCACCCTGCCAGTCACCACCGCTGAAATGGCTTACCACGTCGCGGCCGTCAAACGCGGTAACAGCGATGCACTGATTCTCGCCGACCTGCCTTTCATGGCCTACGCCACCACCGAACAAGCCATGGCCAACAGCGCCCTGTTGATGCAGGCCGGCGCGCACATGGTCAAGGTTGAAGGTGCCTTGTGGCTGGCGGACTCGATTCGCCTGCTCGCCGAACGTGGCATCCCGGTGTGCGCGCACATGGGCCTGACGCCGCAATCGGTGAACATCCTCGGCGGTTATAAAGTCCAGGGCCGCAACGAAAACCAGGCGCGGCAGATGCGTGCCGATGCGATTTCGCTGGAACAGGCCGGTGCGGCGATGCTGCTGCTCGAATGCGTGCCAAGCGAACTGGCCGAAGAAATCACCCAGGCTGTGGGCATTCCGGTGATCGGTATCGGCGCTGGTCATCGCACCGACGGCCAGGTACTGGTGCTGCACGACATGCTGGGCCTGTCCATCACCGGCCGAGTACCGAAATTCGTGAAGAACTTCATGGCCGGCCAGGAAAGCATTCACGCGGCCCTGAGCGCCTACGTCAGCGAAGTCAAAGCGGCGACTTTCCCAGGCATCGAACACGGATTCTCTGCATGA
- the panC gene encoding pantoate--beta-alanine ligase translates to MNTVKTVRELRAAVARARSEGKRIGFVPTMGNLHSGHVALITKATQRVDFVVASIFVNPLQFGAGEDLDKYPRTLAADQEKLLEAGCDLLFAPAVEEMYPDGMAGQTRVSVPQLSEGLCGASRPGHFEGVATVVSKLFNMVQPDLAIFGQKDFQQLAVIRALVHDLNMPIQIIGEPTVRAADGLALSSRNGFLSEEQRAVAPVVYRTLSEIAESIKQGERDFPALINAQIKQLEAAGLRADYLEIRHALTLRPATAEDRDLVILVAAFLGTTRLIDNLHLNLDTPL, encoded by the coding sequence ATGAACACCGTAAAAACCGTACGCGAACTGCGCGCCGCCGTGGCCCGCGCCCGCAGCGAAGGCAAGCGCATCGGCTTCGTGCCGACCATGGGCAACCTGCACAGCGGCCATGTCGCGCTGATTACCAAGGCCACCCAACGGGTGGATTTCGTGGTCGCGAGCATTTTCGTCAACCCGCTGCAGTTCGGTGCCGGCGAAGACCTCGACAAATACCCGCGCACCCTCGCGGCCGATCAGGAAAAACTGCTCGAAGCCGGTTGCGACCTGTTGTTCGCGCCCGCCGTGGAAGAGATGTACCCCGACGGCATGGCCGGCCAGACTCGCGTCAGCGTGCCGCAATTGTCCGAAGGCCTGTGCGGCGCCAGCCGTCCGGGGCATTTCGAGGGTGTGGCGACGGTGGTCAGCAAGCTGTTCAACATGGTCCAGCCGGATTTGGCGATTTTCGGCCAGAAGGATTTCCAGCAACTGGCGGTGATCCGCGCACTGGTCCACGACCTGAACATGCCGATCCAGATCATCGGCGAGCCGACCGTTCGCGCGGCCGATGGCCTGGCGTTGTCGTCGCGCAATGGTTTCCTCAGCGAAGAACAGCGGGCCGTGGCGCCAGTGGTGTATCGCACGCTGAGCGAGATTGCCGAATCGATCAAGCAGGGTGAGCGGGATTTCCCGGCACTGATAAATGCGCAAATCAAACAGCTCGAAGCGGCTGGCTTGCGTGCGGATTATCTGGAAATTCGCCATGCGCTGACCTTGCGCCCGGCGACGGCGGAAGATCGCGATCTGGTGATCCTGGTGGCGGCGTTCCTCGGCACGACCCGGTTGATCGACAACCTGCACCTGAATCTCGATACACCCCTCTAA
- the panD gene encoding aspartate 1-decarboxylase, producing the protein MHAIMLKAKLHRAEVTHAVLDYEGSCAIDGEWLDLSGIREYEQIQIYNIDNGERFTTYAIRGEEGSRMISVNGAAAHKAKVGDRVIICAYAHYSEAELLNFKPRMLYMAPGNELSHTSNAIPVQVA; encoded by the coding sequence ATGCACGCCATCATGCTCAAAGCCAAGCTGCATCGCGCCGAAGTCACCCACGCTGTACTCGATTACGAAGGTTCTTGCGCCATCGACGGTGAATGGCTGGACCTGTCCGGTATCCGTGAGTACGAACAGATCCAGATCTACAATATCGATAATGGCGAGCGCTTCACCACCTACGCTATTCGTGGCGAAGAAGGTTCGCGCATGATCTCGGTCAACGGTGCCGCCGCACACAAGGCCAAGGTCGGCGATCGCGTGATCATCTGTGCTTACGCTCATTACAGCGAAGCCGAACTGCTCAACTTCAAGCCGCGCATGCTTTACATGGCGCCGGGCAACGAACTGAGCCACACCAGCAATGCCATTCCGGTCCAGGTCGCCTGA
- the pgi gene encoding glucose-6-phosphate isomerase, with protein MAYYRTPHDVTALPAWQALNDHRQAMQDFSMREAFNADPQRFTQFTLSSCGLFLDYSKNLINAETRNLLVGLANEVDLQGAIKSLFDGEIVNASEGRPALHTALRRPVGDKLSVNGVNVMPEVHKVLNQITDLVGRIHDGLWRGYTEKPITDVVNIGIGGSFLGPELVSEALLSYAQKGVRCHYLANIDGSEFHELTMKLRAETTLFIVSSKSFNTLETLKNAQAARAWYLAQGGSEAELYRHFIAVSSNNAAAVAFGIREENIFPMWDWVGGRYSLWSAIGLPIALAIGMSNFKELLSGAYTMDQHFQSAPFEQNMPVLLALLGVWYGNFWGAQSHAILPYDHYLRNITKHLQQLDMESNGKSVRQDGTAVSTDTGPVIWGGVGCNGQHAYHQLLHQGTQLIPADFIVPIVSFNPVSDHHQWLYANCLSQSQALMLGKTLAEAETELRDKGMSEAEVHKLAPHKVIPGNRPSNTLVVERISPRRLGALVAMYEHKVFVQSVIWGINAFDQWGVELGKELGKGVYNRLVGSEETPADDASTQGLINYFRGRHRG; from the coding sequence ATGGCGTATTACCGCACTCCTCACGACGTGACCGCTCTGCCCGCCTGGCAAGCGTTGAATGACCACCGCCAAGCCATGCAGGATTTCAGCATGCGCGAGGCCTTCAATGCCGACCCGCAGCGCTTTACCCAATTCACCCTCAGCAGCTGCGGCCTGTTTCTCGACTATTCGAAGAACCTGATCAACGCCGAGACCCGCAATCTGCTGGTGGGCCTGGCCAACGAAGTCGACCTTCAGGGCGCGATCAAATCGCTGTTCGACGGCGAGATCGTCAACGCCTCCGAAGGTCGCCCGGCCTTGCACACCGCCCTGCGCCGCCCGGTCGGCGACAAGCTGTCGGTCAATGGCGTCAACGTGATGCCGGAAGTGCACAAGGTGCTGAACCAGATCACCGACCTCGTGGGCCGCATCCACGATGGTCTGTGGCGTGGCTACACCGAGAAGCCGATCACCGACGTGGTGAACATCGGCATCGGTGGCTCGTTTCTCGGCCCTGAACTGGTTTCCGAAGCACTGCTGTCCTACGCCCAGAAAGGCGTGCGCTGCCACTATCTGGCGAACATCGACGGCAGTGAATTCCACGAGCTGACCATGAAGCTGCGTGCCGAGACCACGCTGTTCATCGTCTCGTCGAAATCCTTCAACACCCTCGAAACCCTGAAAAACGCCCAGGCCGCCCGTGCCTGGTATCTGGCCCAGGGTGGTTCGGAAGCCGAGCTGTACCGTCACTTCATCGCGGTATCGAGCAACAACGCCGCCGCCGTGGCCTTCGGCATCCGCGAAGAAAACATCTTCCCGATGTGGGACTGGGTCGGCGGGCGTTACTCGCTGTGGTCGGCCATCGGTTTGCCGATTGCCCTGGCCATCGGCATGTCGAACTTCAAGGAACTGCTGTCCGGTGCCTACACCATGGACCAGCACTTCCAGAGCGCACCGTTCGAACAGAACATGCCAGTGCTGCTGGCCTTGCTCGGCGTGTGGTACGGCAACTTCTGGGGCGCGCAGAGCCACGCGATCCTGCCGTACGACCACTACCTGCGGAACATCACCAAGCACTTGCAACAGCTGGACATGGAATCCAACGGCAAGAGCGTTCGTCAGGACGGCACCGCGGTGTCCACCGACACCGGTCCAGTGATCTGGGGTGGCGTCGGTTGCAACGGTCAGCACGCCTATCACCAGTTGCTGCACCAAGGCACCCAACTGATTCCGGCCGACTTCATCGTGCCGATCGTCAGCTTCAACCCGGTGTCCGACCACCACCAGTGGCTGTACGCCAACTGCCTGTCACAGAGCCAGGCGCTGATGCTCGGCAAGACCCTTGCCGAAGCTGAAACCGAACTGCGCGACAAAGGCATGAGCGAAGCCGAAGTGCATAAACTCGCGCCGCACAAGGTGATCCCGGGCAACCGTCCGAGCAACACCCTGGTGGTCGAGCGCATCAGCCCGCGCCGCCTCGGCGCACTGGTGGCGATGTACGAACACAAAGTCTTCGTGCAAAGCGTGATCTGGGGCATCAACGCCTTCGATCAGTGGGGCGTGGAACTGGGCAAGGAGCTGGGCAAAGGCGTCTACAACCGCCTGGTCGGCAGCGAGGAAACCCCGGCTGACGACGCGTCCACCCAAGGCCTGATCAACTACTTCCGTGGTCGTCACCGCGGGTGA
- the acs gene encoding acetate--CoA ligase translates to MFDISTFPKADAVRRAAQLSQDDYHRLYRESIEHPTTFWAEQATRFLDWSKPWDTVQRYDLKTGEASWFAGGKLNVSYNCIDRHLEKRGDQIAIIWEGDDPAESTQITYKKLHHNVCRLANVLKSRGVKKGDRVCIYMPMIPEAAYAMLACTRIGAVHSVVFGGFSPDSLRDRILDADCRTVITADEGVRGGKFVPLKQNVDKALQSCPDVSTVVVVERTQNEVSWVEGRDIWYHQALRDVGDDCPPEPMDAEDPLFILYTSGSTGKPKGVLHTTGGYLLQAAMTFKYVLDYRDGEVFWCTADVGWVTGHSYIVYGPLANGATTLIFEGVPSYPSTSRFWQVIDKHKVNIFYTAPTALRALMREGPEPLKETSRASVRLLGTVGEPINPEAWEWYFHQVGEERCPIVDTWWQTETGGIMLSPLVSAQRIKPGCATQPMFGVQPVLLDEQGKEIKGAGSGVLAIKSSWPAQIRSVYGDPQRMVDTYFKPYPGYYFTGDGARRDEDGDYWITGRIDDVINVSGHRIGTAEVESALVLHDSIAEAAVVGYPHDVKGQGIYAFVTPMNGVEPGDELKKELLAMVSKEIGSFAKPDLIQWAPALPKTRSGKIMRRILRKIACNELDSLGDTSTLADPSVVQGLIDKRLNQ, encoded by the coding sequence ATGTTCGATATCAGCACGTTCCCCAAAGCCGATGCCGTCCGCCGGGCTGCACAATTGAGTCAAGACGACTACCACCGCCTGTACCGCGAATCCATTGAACACCCCACTACGTTCTGGGCCGAACAGGCCACCCGCTTCCTCGACTGGAGCAAGCCGTGGGACACCGTCCAGCGCTATGACCTGAAAACCGGTGAGGCCAGCTGGTTTGCCGGCGGCAAATTGAACGTCAGCTACAACTGCATCGACCGGCACCTGGAAAAACGCGGCGATCAGATCGCGATCATCTGGGAAGGTGACGATCCCGCCGAATCCACCCAGATCACCTACAAAAAACTCCATCACAACGTCTGCCGCCTGGCCAACGTGCTCAAAAGCCGTGGCGTGAAGAAAGGCGACCGCGTGTGCATCTACATGCCGATGATTCCCGAAGCGGCCTACGCCATGCTCGCCTGCACGCGTATCGGTGCGGTGCATTCGGTGGTGTTCGGCGGTTTCTCCCCGGACTCGCTGCGCGACCGGATTCTCGACGCCGACTGCCGCACCGTGATCACCGCCGATGAAGGCGTGCGCGGCGGCAAATTCGTGCCGCTGAAACAGAACGTCGACAAGGCGCTGCAAAGTTGTCCGGACGTGAGCACCGTGGTGGTGGTCGAGCGTACACAGAATGAAGTGAGCTGGGTTGAAGGCCGGGACATCTGGTATCACCAGGCGCTGCGCGACGTCGGCGACGACTGCCCGCCCGAACCGATGGACGCCGAAGACCCGCTGTTCATCCTCTACACTTCCGGCAGCACCGGCAAACCGAAAGGCGTGCTGCACACCACCGGCGGTTATCTGCTGCAAGCGGCGATGACCTTCAAGTACGTGCTCGATTACCGCGACGGCGAAGTGTTCTGGTGCACCGCCGATGTCGGCTGGGTCACGGGCCACAGCTACATCGTCTACGGTCCGCTGGCCAACGGCGCAACGACGTTGATCTTCGAAGGCGTGCCGAGCTATCCGAGCACCTCACGCTTCTGGCAAGTGATCGACAAGCACAAGGTCAACATTTTCTATACCGCTCCGACCGCCCTGCGCGCCTTGATGCGTGAAGGTCCGGAACCGTTGAAGGAAACTTCCCGCGCCAGTGTCAGACTGCTCGGAACCGTCGGTGAGCCGATCAACCCGGAAGCGTGGGAATGGTACTTCCATCAGGTCGGTGAGGAGCGCTGCCCAATCGTCGACACGTGGTGGCAGACCGAAACCGGCGGCATCATGCTCAGCCCGTTGGTGAGCGCACAACGGATCAAACCCGGCTGCGCCACGCAACCGATGTTCGGCGTGCAACCAGTGTTGCTCGATGAGCAAGGCAAGGAAATCAAAGGCGCCGGCAGTGGCGTGCTAGCCATAAAATCAAGCTGGCCGGCGCAGATCCGCAGCGTCTATGGCGATCCGCAACGCATGGTCGACACCTACTTCAAGCCTTACCCCGGCTATTACTTCACCGGTGACGGCGCTCGTCGCGATGAGGACGGCGATTACTGGATCACCGGGCGTATCGACGATGTGATCAACGTTTCCGGGCACCGCATCGGCACCGCCGAGGTGGAAAGCGCGCTGGTGCTGCATGACAGCATCGCCGAGGCCGCCGTGGTTGGTTACCCTCACGACGTCAAAGGCCAGGGCATCTACGCGTTCGTCACACCCATGAACGGCGTCGAACCCGGCGACGAACTGAAGAAAGAGCTGCTGGCGATGGTCAGCAAGGAAATCGGCAGCTTCGCCAAGCCGGATCTGATCCAGTGGGCGCCGGCCTTGCCCAAAACCCGTTCAGGCAAGATCATGCGGCGTATCCTGCGCAAGATCGCCTGCAATGAACTCGACAGTCTTGGCGACACCTCGACCCTGGCCGACCCGAGCGTGGTGCAAGGCTTGATCGATAAACGCCTGAATCAATAA
- a CDS encoding oxygenase MpaB family protein, translating to MEFIRTRIETQIMSLTGLSLGKLDLENPKGDPGLFGPDSVSWQVHGDFSSMLIGGISALMLQALHPLALAGVWDHSNFREDMLGRLRRTGQFISGTTFGSRQDADWLIEKVRTIHLQVTGTAPDGRPYAASDPDLLTWVHVAEVSNFLAAHLRYRNPHLSLSDQDRYYAEIALVAERLGARNVPRSRQETSDYLEGIRPQLLCDARSREVLRLLLNAPSPSRLARPFGGLMMQAGIDLLPDWASDMLGVSQNPLQRKLIRASVNRSAPMLRWAVRNGSVQRAKRRMGLLT from the coding sequence ATGGAATTCATCCGCACCCGCATTGAAACCCAGATCATGAGCCTGACCGGTCTGTCCTTGGGCAAGCTTGATCTGGAGAACCCCAAGGGCGATCCCGGGCTGTTCGGGCCCGACTCCGTGAGCTGGCAGGTGCACGGCGACTTCAGCAGCATGCTCATCGGCGGCATCAGCGCCCTGATGTTGCAGGCCTTGCATCCGTTGGCGCTGGCCGGCGTGTGGGACCATTCGAATTTTCGTGAGGACATGCTCGGCCGGTTGCGTCGCACCGGGCAATTCATCTCCGGCACGACCTTCGGATCAAGACAGGACGCCGACTGGCTGATCGAAAAAGTCCGCACCATTCACCTGCAAGTGACCGGCACCGCGCCGGACGGTCGCCCTTACGCCGCCAGCGATCCCGACCTGCTGACCTGGGTGCATGTGGCCGAAGTCAGTAACTTCCTCGCGGCACATTTGCGGTATCGCAATCCGCATTTGTCCTTGTCCGATCAGGATCGCTATTACGCAGAAATCGCCCTGGTCGCCGAACGTCTGGGCGCGCGGAATGTGCCGCGCTCGCGGCAGGAAACTTCCGATTATCTCGAAGGCATCCGTCCGCAACTGCTGTGCGACGCACGCAGCCGGGAAGTGTTGCGGTTGTTATTGAACGCGCCGTCGCCCAGCCGTTTGGCCAGGCCTTTCGGCGGGCTGATGATGCAGGCCGGGATCGATCTGCTGCCGGATTGGGCCAGTGACATGCTTGGCGTCAGCCAGAACCCGCTGCAACGCAAGCTGATCCGCGCCAGCGTCAATCGCAGCGCGCCGATGCTGCGCTGGGCGGTGCGTAATGGCTCGGTGCAACGGGCCAAGCGGCGGATGGGGTTGTTGACCTGA